A DNA window from Moorella thermoacetica contains the following coding sequences:
- a CDS encoding N-acyl-D-amino-acid deacylase family protein, with product MFSLLIKGGTVVDGTGRPPFRADVGLQGAKIAALGLFDGVPAGKVVDATGLVVAPGFIDFHSHADAELLRDPEDRAKLAQGVTTEVIGNCGMSLVPGSQDTRPLLAAYTSPVLGEIPPDFQATGLAEYHSLLRRQGIAVNVATLAGHGSIRLAVMGMADRRAPRAELEEMCSLLRQAMAEGAWGLSSGLLYPPGCYAPTGELITLCRVVRQYGGFYVSHIRNESDGVLEAVEEALEIGREAGVPVHISHLKACGSRNWPKIPRALALLDAARAKGQDVSWDVYPYTAGSTTAASLLPPWAVAGGTAALQERLHSPEVRQEIKKAWQEGLPGWDNMVSSLGYDHLIINAVSHRENKDCVGLSLAQIGQQRSLDPGDALLDLLQSEGGNLAIETYHACEETLGMILQHPVTIIGSDGIYSGEHAHPRLYGTFARVLGRYVRERKLLSLEEAIAKMTSKPAARLGLRYRGRVTPGYYADLILFDQETIADRATFQEPARTPSGIKAVIVNGRVAYQEGRFTGERAGIILTSHTTGV from the coding sequence ATGTTTTCCCTGCTGATTAAGGGCGGCACGGTTGTCGACGGTACCGGTCGCCCTCCTTTTCGGGCCGATGTAGGTTTGCAAGGAGCAAAGATCGCCGCCCTGGGCCTGTTTGATGGCGTACCCGCGGGGAAGGTCGTGGATGCCACCGGCCTGGTAGTTGCACCCGGGTTTATTGACTTTCACAGCCATGCTGACGCCGAACTCCTGCGGGACCCGGAGGATCGGGCCAAGCTGGCCCAGGGAGTCACTACCGAAGTCATCGGTAACTGTGGTATGTCCCTGGTCCCGGGGTCCCAGGATACCCGTCCCCTCCTGGCCGCGTATACCAGCCCGGTGCTGGGGGAGATCCCCCCGGATTTTCAGGCCACCGGCCTGGCTGAATACCATTCCCTCTTAAGGCGCCAGGGAATAGCTGTCAATGTTGCCACTCTGGCCGGTCACGGTTCAATCCGCCTGGCGGTCATGGGTATGGCCGATCGCCGTGCCCCAAGGGCTGAGCTGGAGGAGATGTGCTCCCTCCTCAGGCAGGCGATGGCGGAAGGCGCCTGGGGCCTGTCCAGCGGTCTCCTCTACCCGCCGGGATGTTATGCCCCCACTGGGGAGTTAATCACCCTCTGCCGGGTAGTCCGCCAGTACGGTGGTTTTTATGTCAGCCATATTCGTAATGAATCCGACGGTGTCCTGGAGGCGGTAGAGGAAGCCCTGGAAATCGGGCGGGAGGCCGGTGTTCCCGTCCACATCTCCCACCTTAAAGCCTGCGGCTCCCGCAACTGGCCCAAAATACCCCGGGCTTTGGCCCTGCTGGACGCTGCCCGGGCTAAAGGCCAGGACGTAAGCTGGGACGTCTACCCTTATACTGCCGGTTCCACCACTGCCGCCTCCCTGCTGCCCCCGTGGGCTGTTGCCGGAGGCACTGCCGCCCTTCAGGAACGCCTGCATTCACCGGAGGTTCGCCAGGAAATTAAGAAAGCCTGGCAGGAAGGCTTGCCGGGCTGGGACAACATGGTCAGTTCCCTTGGTTACGACCATTTAATAATTAATGCTGTGAGCCACCGGGAAAATAAGGACTGCGTGGGCCTGAGCCTGGCGCAAATCGGCCAACAAAGGAGTCTGGACCCAGGTGACGCCCTGCTGGACCTGTTACAGAGCGAAGGTGGTAACCTGGCCATTGAAACCTACCACGCCTGCGAGGAGACCCTGGGAATGATCTTGCAGCACCCGGTAACGATCATCGGCAGCGATGGGATTTATTCCGGCGAACATGCTCATCCCCGCCTATACGGCACCTTTGCCAGGGTTTTGGGCCGTTATGTCCGGGAGCGAAAACTCCTCTCCCTGGAGGAGGCCATAGCCAAAATGACTTCCAAACCGGCGGCCAGGCTCGGCCTCCGGTACCGGGGGCGGGTAACGCCAGGCTATTATGCCGACCTGATCCTCTTTGACCAGGAAACTATTGCCGACCGGGCTACCTTCCAGGAACCGGCCCGGACACCTTCTGGCATCAAGGCTGTTATCGTCAACGGGCGGGTGGCCTACCAGGAAGGGCGGTTTACCGGCGAACGGGCCGGAATTATTCTCACCAGTCATACTACCGGTGTTTAG
- a CDS encoding LysM peptidoglycan-binding domain-containing protein, producing the protein MGQKQVPCPSGRYWRVEAGDTLYFIALRVGTTVAELERLNPGVNPYNLQIGQVLCLLDEQPCPSGVYWQVAPGDTLYSIARATGTTVEKLLELNPHINPYNLQVGQNICLPG; encoded by the coding sequence GTGGGCCAGAAGCAGGTACCATGTCCATCCGGCCGTTACTGGCGGGTAGAAGCAGGTGACACCCTGTACTTCATAGCCCTACGGGTAGGAACTACGGTAGCCGAGCTGGAACGATTAAATCCCGGTGTTAATCCCTACAACCTGCAAATAGGGCAGGTCCTCTGCTTGCTGGATGAACAGCCCTGCCCGTCGGGCGTTTACTGGCAGGTGGCACCCGGTGATACTCTCTACAGTATAGCCAGGGCCACCGGGACGACGGTAGAAAAACTATTAGAGTTAAACCCCCATATTAACCCCTACAACCTGCAGGTGGGTCAGAATATCTGCCTGCCGGGTTAA